One Myxococcus xanthus genomic window carries:
- a CDS encoding PhnD/SsuA/transferrin family substrate-binding protein, with translation MKTSPRFLLAGLVLACTLTASSALAAPKKATLGVFLATTLADGQERFEYAEALAARLTETLDTPVAAKSFGRYEDFSRAVAGGMVDFAVVDAWAAVQLGAKAKPVAWASRAGDTQQRWAIVALQRGVVKDLAGKRLAHVKGAGPADPKFVTHVVLGGDLDAQKHFKLAPVPNVESALKMLEAKGAEAALVPLAHVPKGKDVRVLFRSGRVPGAVLVDLRNHEAALTGALGKVGAVAPFDAFARLQDKDFDEFSKLVTRGPPRRQPVLAEGAELHVEAEVLVRSEELGPALPSFVGDLAVSAEQPDD, from the coding sequence ATGAAGACGTCACCTCGCTTCCTCCTGGCTGGCCTCGTGCTGGCCTGCACCCTGACGGCCAGTTCCGCGCTCGCGGCGCCGAAGAAGGCCACGCTGGGGGTGTTCCTCGCCACCACGCTCGCCGATGGCCAGGAGCGCTTCGAGTACGCGGAGGCCCTGGCCGCCCGGCTGACGGAGACCCTGGACACGCCCGTGGCCGCCAAGAGCTTCGGCCGCTACGAGGACTTCTCCCGCGCGGTGGCGGGCGGGATGGTGGACTTCGCGGTGGTGGATGCGTGGGCCGCGGTGCAGTTGGGCGCGAAGGCGAAGCCGGTGGCCTGGGCCTCACGCGCGGGTGACACGCAGCAGCGTTGGGCCATTGTCGCGTTGCAGCGCGGCGTGGTGAAGGACCTCGCCGGCAAGCGCCTGGCGCACGTGAAGGGCGCGGGCCCGGCGGACCCGAAGTTCGTCACCCACGTCGTGCTCGGTGGCGACCTGGACGCCCAGAAGCACTTCAAGCTGGCCCCCGTGCCGAACGTGGAGTCCGCGCTGAAGATGCTGGAGGCCAAGGGCGCGGAGGCGGCGCTCGTCCCGCTGGCGCACGTGCCCAAGGGCAAGGATGTGCGCGTGCTCTTCCGCAGTGGCCGGGTGCCGGGTGCCGTGCTGGTGGACCTGCGCAACCACGAGGCCGCGCTCACCGGCGCGCTGGGGAAGGTGGGCGCGGTGGCGCCCTTCGATGCCTTCGCGCGGCTCCAGGACAAGGACTTCGACGAGTTCAGCAAGCTCGTCACGCGTGGCCCGCCGCGGCGTCAGCCGGTGCTGGCGGAAGGGGCCGAGCTTCACGTGGAGGCCGAGGTGCTGGTGCGCTCGGAGGAGCTGGGCCCCGCGCTTCCGTCCTTCGTTGGAGACCTCGCCGTCTCCGCGGAACAGCCGGACGACTGA
- a CDS encoding serine/threonine-protein kinase: protein MDSQVSNAIISRLRVGTITHVRISGVIDETFPLTSASPEMSGLLVVDLGQVERISSFGVRRWIEFAAKLPQGALGLYVVHAPPVIVDQLNMVEGFAGVARVLSMLAPYTCRACNEDRLRLVNLLDEAQVISEERAPDHSCPVCQEPLEFADLPGEFFDYARRQQFGQVDPVVMRYLRASMPAEQPELSQHLKIIQDDITYITLASALKGDLNVRRLASGLEGRVGFDFSHVSKVEPEALPKLEQVLETAAQGAHVVLCRVPPPALAVLARSAKVLPVRLATLWLPCDCRNCGQVSHQRLQAADYLARLRAQASGVEVPCPICGGNARVPHMPQLQGLLARVQLTDRPLEDLEALETRALSQYLFGATNIDPAARQGASTDISNSLGSTKLNIIRRLGQGGMAEVFLAKQVGVKGFEKFVVMKKILPQFAENPEFVDMLFAEARANARLTHPNVVQTFDVGVSDGVAYILMEYVRGPDLKKLVIELRRKGLALPLEHALRIVADVAAGLHYAHAYVDPAGTPHPVVHRDVSPHNVLISLDGAIKLSDFGIAKVAGEEHTQAGVLKGKISYISPEAASGRTLDARNDVFALGVVLFELLTGSLPFRRDHDAATLQAIVRDPAPVPSQLKPNIPQDVSDLVLRALVKDPARRTPSAAALREEIEAVMAHHRLNSSPAAVAQFFRDTLGDRLVEFAPSAVGGTGSHPRPVPSGSGSGNIGSGEMAAPTDGRTPSRGSVPMAGSRPGMGGSGGIPRPGPPVPPPPPPRPVGVASAAVRPPAPPPEDDSFPGISVSEDDANDRTEVVPLNLGAPPPRTEAPPRPAPAPRASQPQPAMPAPPPRPSGPVPGLGHGAHASAARPAQPPPPRPVAPASRVPAPAPAEKPADKQPPWKLLGIVGGGVLVLAVVAVVMTRDGGSNFVNVGPGEHVYVGGLRHEAGTEVHDPSGGPLLISTAVEGKLRRFGTTQQREGIDVRTLADASPEPGTTGLLSVTGAAPGCEVHVGGALLPGGTPLLKARIEAGRELEVLVRCPSGVSKLWVMAVPGQQIEVKSQPRN, encoded by the coding sequence GTGGATAGCCAGGTTTCCAACGCCATCATCAGCCGGCTCCGCGTGGGGACGATTACCCACGTCCGGATTTCCGGCGTCATCGACGAAACATTCCCACTGACGTCCGCCAGCCCGGAGATGAGCGGGCTGCTGGTGGTGGACCTGGGGCAGGTGGAGCGCATCAGCTCCTTCGGCGTGCGGCGGTGGATTGAGTTCGCCGCCAAGCTGCCCCAGGGGGCCCTGGGCCTCTACGTGGTCCACGCGCCGCCCGTCATCGTGGACCAGCTCAACATGGTGGAGGGCTTCGCCGGCGTCGCCCGTGTCCTCTCCATGTTGGCGCCCTATACCTGCCGCGCCTGCAACGAGGACCGGCTGCGGCTGGTGAACCTGCTGGACGAGGCGCAGGTCATCTCCGAGGAACGTGCACCCGACCATTCCTGCCCCGTGTGTCAGGAGCCGCTGGAGTTCGCGGACCTGCCGGGCGAGTTCTTCGACTACGCGCGGCGGCAGCAGTTCGGTCAGGTGGACCCGGTCGTCATGCGCTACCTGCGCGCCAGCATGCCGGCGGAGCAGCCGGAGCTGTCGCAGCACCTGAAGATCATCCAGGACGACATCACGTACATCACCCTGGCCAGCGCGCTGAAGGGTGACCTCAACGTGCGCCGGCTGGCGTCGGGCCTGGAGGGCCGCGTCGGCTTCGACTTCAGCCACGTCAGCAAGGTGGAGCCGGAGGCCCTGCCGAAGCTGGAGCAGGTGCTGGAGACGGCGGCGCAGGGCGCGCACGTGGTGTTGTGCCGGGTGCCGCCGCCCGCGTTGGCGGTGCTGGCGCGCTCGGCCAAGGTGTTGCCGGTGCGGCTGGCCACGCTGTGGCTGCCGTGTGACTGCCGCAACTGCGGGCAGGTGAGCCACCAGCGCCTCCAAGCCGCGGACTACCTGGCCAGGCTGCGGGCGCAGGCGTCCGGCGTGGAGGTGCCGTGCCCCATCTGCGGCGGCAACGCGCGCGTCCCCCACATGCCCCAGCTCCAGGGGCTGCTGGCGCGGGTGCAGCTGACGGACCGGCCGCTGGAGGACCTGGAGGCGCTGGAGACTCGCGCCCTCAGTCAGTACCTCTTCGGCGCCACGAACATCGACCCGGCGGCCCGTCAGGGCGCGTCCACGGACATCTCCAACTCGCTGGGCAGCACCAAGCTGAACATCATCCGGCGGCTGGGACAGGGCGGCATGGCGGAGGTCTTCCTCGCCAAGCAGGTGGGCGTGAAGGGCTTCGAGAAGTTCGTGGTGATGAAGAAGATTCTCCCGCAGTTCGCGGAGAACCCCGAGTTCGTCGACATGCTCTTCGCGGAGGCCCGCGCCAACGCGCGGCTGACGCACCCGAACGTCGTGCAGACGTTCGACGTGGGTGTGTCCGACGGCGTCGCGTACATCCTCATGGAGTACGTGCGCGGGCCGGACCTGAAGAAGCTGGTCATCGAGCTGCGACGCAAGGGCCTGGCGCTCCCGCTGGAGCATGCGCTGCGCATCGTCGCGGACGTGGCCGCGGGCCTTCACTACGCCCATGCCTACGTGGACCCCGCGGGCACGCCGCACCCGGTGGTGCACCGGGACGTCAGCCCGCACAACGTCCTCATCTCGCTGGACGGCGCCATCAAGCTGAGTGACTTCGGCATCGCCAAGGTGGCGGGCGAGGAGCACACGCAGGCGGGCGTGCTGAAGGGGAAGATTTCGTACATCTCCCCGGAGGCTGCGTCCGGGCGCACGCTGGACGCGCGCAACGACGTGTTCGCGTTGGGCGTGGTGCTCTTCGAACTCCTCACTGGCTCGCTCCCATTTCGCAGGGACCACGACGCGGCGACGCTGCAAGCCATCGTCCGGGACCCCGCGCCAGTCCCTTCGCAGCTCAAGCCGAACATCCCGCAGGACGTCTCCGACCTCGTCCTCCGCGCGCTGGTGAAGGACCCGGCGCGCCGCACGCCGTCCGCCGCCGCGCTGCGCGAGGAAATCGAAGCGGTGATGGCGCATCACCGGCTCAACTCGTCGCCCGCGGCGGTGGCCCAATTCTTCCGGGACACGCTGGGCGACCGGCTGGTGGAGTTCGCGCCGTCCGCCGTCGGCGGAACGGGGAGCCACCCGCGTCCGGTGCCTTCGGGCAGTGGCAGCGGCAACATCGGCAGTGGGGAGATGGCCGCGCCCACGGATGGACGGACGCCCAGCCGGGGCAGTGTGCCCATGGCCGGAAGCCGTCCTGGGATGGGCGGCAGTGGCGGCATTCCTCGCCCTGGCCCACCGGTTCCCCCGCCGCCCCCGCCACGGCCCGTGGGCGTCGCCAGCGCGGCTGTGCGGCCTCCTGCGCCGCCTCCGGAGGACGACTCATTCCCCGGCATCTCCGTGTCCGAGGACGACGCGAACGACCGCACCGAGGTGGTGCCGCTCAACCTGGGCGCGCCGCCGCCTCGGACGGAAGCGCCGCCTCGGCCCGCTCCCGCGCCGCGTGCCTCTCAGCCACAGCCCGCCATGCCTGCGCCGCCGCCGCGTCCGTCCGGGCCGGTGCCAGGGCTGGGGCACGGGGCTCACGCCAGCGCGGCCCGTCCCGCCCAGCCGCCTCCGCCGCGGCCCGTTGCTCCCGCGAGCCGCGTTCCCGCGCCCGCGCCCGCGGAGAAACCGGCGGACAAACAGCCCCCTTGGAAGTTGCTGGGCATCGTCGGTGGCGGCGTCTTGGTGCTGGCCGTGGTGGCGGTGGTGATGACGCGCGATGGCGGCTCGAACTTCGTCAACGTGGGGCCCGGGGAGCACGTCTACGTCGGCGGCCTGCGTCACGAGGCGGGGACGGAGGTGCATGACCCGTCGGGTGGCCCGCTGCTCATCTCCACGGCGGTGGAGGGGAAGCTGCGGCGGTTCGGAACCACGCAGCAGCGCGAGGGCATCGACGTGCGCACGCTGGCGGACGCCTCGCCGGAGCCTGGTACCACGGGCCTGCTGAGCGTAACGGGCGCGGCCCCTGGCTGTGAGGTCCACGTCGGTGGCGCGTTGCTGCCGGGTGGAACGCCGCTGTTGAAGGCACGAATCGAAGCGGGCCGGGAGCTGGAAGTCCTGGTGCGCTGCCCCAGCGGCGTCAGCAAGCTGTGGGTGATGGCCGTGCCCGGACAGCAAATCGAAGTGAAGTCGCAACCGCGAAACTGA
- a CDS encoding TonB-dependent receptor plug domain-containing protein yields MRASDLARRCLWGSLKMMALVSSRETAFPRTQALAPSPSPGRTYRTSGVHAPPLDVRTMHSTLFGEPRLGAAKAVAGRRALRAGLPLSIMLCVLSLAVPSSAAAQEAAEAEAPAKVKRRKRVVKPAAPARPAAKTAKKPKKPVKPPIEDADEPEIPVLGGGPATDDPSPASAPAPVPTPPSAAPLTPATPLTAEPASPQALPPVGADFNPPDAPTHLSPATATLPAHQPAPSSNIPISAPFAEPTLDRPLPPQSGLAGLGTDPLDGADALEESVNRVLSEAVVTTAGKRNQRISDVPLTVSWIPADELEGTGQFTLCEAIQYFPGMECRRGSMRKAAVSARGLGSNYLSNRLLLLQDGRPLTDPWTGQFYGDETTPLTNLKQVEVIRGPGSSLYGSNAFSGVINVIQRQPSDLIEKGKNVGAEARVLAGQDQTWRLHGTVAGRGGPVEALLGYYGFGSDGPQLFNDPRVGRVDTNQDSLVHQVNGKVRIGPLALDADFTDAEIGRPGGTHISTVGNCGRCHYTPNDSESVQNFNASAQVDQQVTDNLRLFGQAYGLFKRRDVLMENAFGGDPTRALGKRRRLGGEARALWTMGDLNVTFGGDLKADAVNVPNVLPELSMDDTRQTILGGFVDAEYRLFNRLVFGAGARYDRYQIPERVWQNRTDQVSPRASVVFHAVPELLTLRTNYGRAFRAPTLAELAINQQMYAATLVGNSNLRAETLDTIEASVDFWPFDRRVRLTGTGFYNLAKNFINQQLVFGSVSQFQNLGDARVAGFELEAAAQIPSINSSFDIAYQFLDAKALPYDDGPQSPLDYAPAHRIYARGRTNIGKVAFVELYALLVGSRYDPGFEVDETTGLPTTRVQLPSYVTASARVGFNVYDGISVSFLGSNLFNAKYEESHGFPAPPQSFFSEVKVRY; encoded by the coding sequence ATGAGAGCCAGCGACTTGGCCCGGCGTTGTCTCTGGGGTAGCTTGAAAATGATGGCGTTGGTGTCCAGCCGAGAAACCGCGTTCCCCCGGACGCAAGCGCTGGCGCCGAGCCCGTCTCCGGGTCGTACGTACAGGACCTCGGGTGTCCATGCTCCACCCTTGGATGTGAGAACGATGCACTCGACTCTGTTCGGTGAGCCGCGGCTGGGCGCGGCGAAGGCGGTTGCCGGTCGCCGCGCCCTGCGCGCCGGCCTGCCTCTTTCCATCATGCTGTGCGTGCTGTCCCTCGCCGTCCCTTCGAGCGCGGCAGCGCAGGAGGCCGCGGAGGCGGAGGCTCCCGCCAAGGTGAAACGCCGGAAGCGGGTGGTGAAGCCCGCGGCCCCCGCGCGTCCCGCCGCGAAGACGGCGAAGAAGCCGAAGAAGCCCGTGAAGCCGCCCATCGAGGACGCGGATGAGCCGGAGATTCCCGTCCTGGGTGGCGGGCCTGCCACGGATGATCCGTCGCCCGCGAGCGCGCCGGCACCCGTGCCCACGCCGCCCTCCGCCGCGCCCCTGACGCCGGCCACGCCCCTGACGGCCGAGCCTGCCTCACCGCAGGCGCTGCCGCCGGTCGGCGCGGACTTCAACCCGCCGGACGCGCCGACGCATCTCTCGCCGGCCACCGCGACGCTGCCCGCGCACCAGCCCGCGCCCTCGTCGAACATTCCCATCAGCGCGCCCTTCGCGGAGCCGACCCTGGATCGCCCCTTGCCGCCGCAGTCCGGGCTCGCGGGCCTGGGGACGGACCCGCTGGACGGCGCCGACGCGCTGGAGGAGTCCGTCAACCGCGTGCTGAGCGAGGCGGTGGTGACCACCGCCGGCAAGCGCAACCAGCGCATCTCCGACGTGCCCCTCACGGTGTCCTGGATTCCGGCCGACGAGTTGGAAGGCACTGGCCAGTTCACGCTGTGCGAGGCCATCCAGTACTTCCCCGGCATGGAGTGCCGCCGGGGCTCCATGCGCAAGGCGGCGGTGAGCGCGCGCGGCCTGGGCTCCAACTACCTGTCCAACCGCCTGTTGCTGCTCCAGGACGGCCGTCCGCTGACGGACCCGTGGACGGGCCAGTTCTACGGGGACGAAACCACGCCGCTCACCAACCTCAAGCAGGTGGAGGTCATCCGCGGCCCGGGTTCCTCGCTGTACGGCTCCAACGCCTTCAGCGGCGTCATCAACGTCATCCAGCGCCAGCCGTCGGACCTCATCGAGAAGGGCAAGAACGTGGGCGCCGAGGCCCGGGTGCTGGCGGGCCAGGACCAGACGTGGCGTCTGCATGGCACCGTGGCGGGCCGTGGTGGTCCGGTGGAGGCGCTGCTGGGCTACTACGGCTTCGGCTCGGACGGCCCGCAGCTCTTCAACGACCCGCGCGTGGGCCGGGTGGACACCAACCAGGACTCACTGGTTCACCAGGTCAACGGCAAGGTGCGCATCGGGCCCCTGGCGCTGGACGCGGACTTCACGGACGCGGAGATTGGCCGCCCGGGTGGCACGCACATCTCCACCGTGGGCAACTGCGGCCGCTGCCACTACACGCCGAACGACTCCGAGTCGGTGCAGAACTTCAACGCGTCCGCGCAGGTGGACCAGCAAGTCACCGATAACCTGCGCCTCTTCGGCCAGGCGTACGGCCTCTTCAAGCGCCGCGACGTGTTGATGGAGAACGCCTTCGGCGGCGACCCCACCCGTGCGCTGGGCAAGCGGCGCCGGCTGGGCGGCGAGGCGCGCGCGCTGTGGACGATGGGCGACCTCAACGTCACCTTCGGTGGTGACTTGAAGGCGGACGCCGTCAACGTGCCCAACGTCCTGCCCGAGCTGAGCATGGACGACACGCGGCAGACCATCCTGGGCGGCTTCGTGGACGCGGAGTACCGCCTCTTCAACCGGCTGGTGTTCGGCGCGGGTGCCCGTTACGACCGCTACCAGATTCCGGAGCGGGTCTGGCAGAACCGCACGGACCAGGTTTCGCCGCGCGCCAGCGTCGTGTTCCACGCGGTGCCGGAGTTGCTGACGTTGCGCACCAACTACGGCCGCGCCTTCCGTGCGCCCACGTTGGCGGAGCTGGCCATCAACCAGCAGATGTACGCGGCCACACTGGTGGGCAACTCCAACCTTCGCGCGGAGACGCTGGACACCATCGAGGCATCGGTGGATTTCTGGCCTTTCGATCGGAGGGTGCGCCTGACGGGTACGGGCTTCTACAATCTGGCGAAGAACTTCATCAACCAGCAGCTCGTCTTCGGCTCTGTGTCGCAGTTCCAGAACCTGGGCGACGCGCGGGTGGCGGGCTTCGAGCTGGAAGCGGCCGCGCAGATTCCGTCCATCAACTCGTCCTTCGACATCGCGTACCAGTTCCTCGACGCCAAGGCGCTGCCGTACGACGACGGCCCTCAGTCACCGCTGGACTACGCGCCGGCCCATCGCATCTACGCGCGTGGCCGGACCAACATCGGCAAGGTCGCCTTCGTGGAGCTGTACGCGCTGCTGGTGGGCTCACGTTATGACCCGGGCTTCGAGGTGGACGAGACGACGGGCCTGCCCACCACCCGCGTGCAGCTGCCCAGCTACGTCACGGCCAGCGCGCGTGTGGGCTTCAACGTCTACGACGGCATCTCCGTGTCGTTCCTCGGCTCCAACCTCTTCAACGCGAAGTACGAGGAGTCCCACGGCTTCCCAGCACCGCCCCAGTCGTTCTTCAGCGAAGTCAAGGTTCGATACTAG